One Symphalangus syndactylus isolate Jambi chromosome 9, NHGRI_mSymSyn1-v2.1_pri, whole genome shotgun sequence DNA segment encodes these proteins:
- the MATCAP2 gene encoding putative tyrosine carboxypeptidase MATCAP2 isoform X6 — protein sequence MELTLQKYGSYEKFEQATGGSLLSKTRIWSHVRKYMMKEGCLGEIVVHLTEDLLSRASMTVVNGCPTLTINVSTAREHWLEGMLRHEIGTHYFRGINNLQQPWNSWTGRKKHELKPNNPTEEGLASIHSVLFRKDPFLWRAALLYYTVYQASQMSFCELFKDIGRFVKDPNTRWDYCVRAKRGWTDTSQPGCFSKDQVYLDGILQILRYRDTIDFHLLTALGKVSYEDVDRLKGLAVTENMRVPHFLQDHGRYMEHLEKIMEVNELTDRELKDLI from the exons ATGGAACTGACTTTACAGAAATACGGAAGTTATGAAAAATTTGAACAAGCCACTGGTGGTAGCTTGCTCTCTAAAACTCGAATCTGGAGTCATGTTAGGAAGTACATGATGAAGGAAGGCTGCCTAGGGGAG ATTGTAGTTCATCTCACTGAGGACCTGCTTTCCCGAGCGTCAATGACTGTAGTAAATGGATGTCCGACTCTGACCATCAATGTGTCTACTGCACGTGAGCATTGGCTGGAGGGAATGCTGAGGCATGAAATAG GTACACATTATTTTCGAGGTATTAACAACCTCCAGCAGCCATGGAACAGTTGGACTGGACGTAAAAAACATGAGCTAAAGCCAAATAATCCCACAGAGGAAGGACTAGCAAGCATTCACAGTGTTCTGTTTAGAAAAGACCCTTTTTTATGGAGAGCTGCCCTCCTCTACTACACTGTTTATCAAGCCAGCCAAATGTCTTTTTGTGAACTCTTCAAAGATATTGGCAGGTTTGTCAAGGACCCCAATACAAGATGGGATTATTGTGTACGGGCCAAGAGGGGATGGACTGATACTTCCCAACCAG GGTGTTTTAGTAAAGACCAGGTATACTTGGATGGAATTCTTCAAATCCTCCGATACAGAGATACCATAGACTTCCATCTGCTGACTGCTCTCGGGAAG GTTTCTTATGAAGATGTGGATCGCTTAAAAGGATTGGCAGTTACCGAAAACATGAGGGTCCCTCATTTCCTGCAGGACCATGGCCGATATATGGAACACTTAGAGAAGATCATGGAAGTGAATGAACTGACTGACAGGGAACTGAAAGATCTTATATAG